Part of the Tolypothrix sp. PCC 7910 genome, CGAACAAGCTGCGGGGAGACCAGTTTATTCCAGCGATTTATATAGTGTGGGGATGACAGCAATTTATTTACTGACTGGGAGACAACCGCAACAAATAGAAGCAGATCCCCAGACGGCGGATATTATGTGGAGACAATATGCGCCTCATCTAAGTCCGATGATGGCAGATATACTCGATCGCGCGATCGCCTATCATCCACGCGATCGCTTTCCAACAGCTAGAGCCATGCTGGATGCTTTGCAGAGTATAGCAAGCCCTATTCCACCAACACAACCAGTTTTCCATCAGCCACCTGTGGTTACTGTACCACCGCCTACTGTGCCTGTATCGCCTCGCCCCACTGAACCGCCAAAAACAGAACCGCCAAAACCAGAAACTAATAATCGCAATAATGGTTTGGTGATGGGTGGTTTAATTGCAGGTGGGTTAATTGGTGCGGCTGTCATTATTACTCAGGTGTTACCAAAACCGACATCAACATCTTTAAATCAATCTACGCCTTCTGCAACTTCCCCAGCGCCAACCGCGTCTGCAAACGATACTCCTGTACCTCAGCAAACAGAAGTCAATTCTACACAGCCTAGTGCGTTTTATTTCCTTTCAGATTCAGCCTATGCTAAATTACCTGGGGCGAATCTGCGAGTGAAAGCTTTATACAATCAAGGTTACACTCAAGCTGGTAGCTTTTGGTTACCAGACTATGCCAATTTATCAGGGCAACAATTATATGTAGTGTATGTGAGTCAGTTTAGCGATCGCAACAGTTGCATAGACCAACTCAAAACTTACGGACAAGCTAATCCTAACGCTTATTGCGCTTTTGCTAGTAAAAATGCCAATATATCTGCGGATAGATTTTATTTTAAACAAATTGCAGGTACATCTACAGCTGACCCTACGCCATCTACCGCAGCAGTTACTAATCCCGGAACCACTGATTACTCTTGGCTTTCTCAAAGATATGTCACCGATGCAGATTTGCAAGGTAAAGACGGGTTGGAATTAGATATTATGCGAAATTGGATATTTGCCGTTCATGGTCGGCGGTTTGATACTCCGGGTATACAGGATTATTTTAATAAGCAGCCGTGGTATCAAGCGACTTATTCACCTAAAGAATTTCCTAGTAAATTACTCACAAAATTAGAACAGTACAACGTCGATTATATTGCCAAATATCAGGACAGTTATAACTTGAGACATTTTAAAAAATAAACTTTTTTTAACATAATTAAAATATCAGGGGTTTTTGAGCAAATTTTGCCCATATAGTGTTTTTCAACTCTGCATCCCATCCCCATTATTAAAAGATTAGTTGCCTTCCAGAATCGAGAAATTTTAGTTAGGCTATCTATTAGATTCACTTTCTACGCTTTTGCCATAGCTTGGATGTATAGGACTCAGTGATGAGTTCCTTAATAAGCGTGCTTTTCCTTAACTAAGAAATGCGTAACGCTGTTCGCTTAAACCAAATCTGCGTCTTTAGCTTGTTAAGAAATGCCAAAACCCAATTTGAAAGGTATAAATAGCCACTATTTATATCAGTGGTATTTTTGTTTTTGCCTTGGTACTAATAGCTGTGGAATTTGGCAGTGAATGATGTTTATGTTATTGAATTATTTCTGTGGATGGTTCGCTCGCTCAATTCAGTGTGCCAATTCGCACATCTACAGCAGTTGCAGCCAACCTGAGTCTATTGTGTAAGTCCGTCCGGAATTTCTTTGACCTAGCAAGAGAAGGAATCAATAGTAATGGCACACCTGTTTGAACCATTTAGTATTCGTGATGTGACATTTCGCAACCGCATTGCCGTTTCACCTATGTGCCAATATTCTAGTACGAATGGTTTTGCTAATGATTGGCACAAAATTCATCTAGCTTCTCGTGCTGTTGGCGGTTCGGGGTTGGTGCTAACAGAAGCAGCAGCGGTAGAAGCGCGGGGACGTATTAGTCCGCAAGATTTGGGAATCTGGTCAGATGAACATATCGAAAATTTAGTTCAGATTGTGGAATTAATTCATAACTTTGGTGCTGTGGCGGGAATTCAACTGGCTCATGCGGGGAGAAAAGCCAGCACCGCCAAACCCAGCAAAGGAGGAAAATTTTTAGATGAATCCCAGGAGGGTTGGCGACCTCTTGTGTCCAGCAGTGCGATCGCTTTTAGTAAAGATGCTCCCATACCTGAAGCTTTGACTTTAGAAGGTATTCAACAAGTTACTGAAGCTTTTATCCAAGCGGCTCAACGTTCTTTAAAAGCCGGGTTTAAAGTTATTGAAATTCATGCAGCTCACGGCTACTTGCTGCACCAATTTCTCTCACCGCTAGCGAATACTCGTACAGATGATTACGGTGGTAGTTTTGAAAACCGGACTCGGTTGCTTCGGGAAGTAGTTCAAGGAGTGCGAGAAGTCTGGCCGCAAAGCAATCCATTATTTGTAAGAATTTCTGCTACTGATTGGGTCGATAAAGGTTGGGATATAGAGCAAAGTATCGCTTTAAGTGACAAACTTAAATCTTTGGGTGTGGATCTCATCGATTGCTCATCTGGTGGCATTATCCCAGGAATTAATATTCCCTCAAAACCAGGTTATCAGACTCAGTTTGCCGAGCGTATCCGCCGAGAAGCCAAGATTGACACAGGAGCTGTTGGCTTAATTACATCTCCCGAACAAGCTGACAAAATTATTAGTACAGGAGCCGCCGACATAGTACTCTTGGGGAGGGAATTACTTCGCAACCCTTACTGGCCACACCTTGCAGCCAAACAGCTAGGATACGAAAAACTTTGGCCTGTGCAATACGATCGCGCTTGGTT contains:
- a CDS encoding YARHG domain-containing protein, which gives rise to MNLLNDRYQVIRTLGAGGFGETFLAEDSYMPSKRRCVVKQLRPIQNNPQIYQIVKERFQREAAILEELGGATDQIPTLFAYFEAAGQFYLVQEWVEGDTLTAKLQQQGLFSETAIQELLLNLLPVLEYVHGKYIIHRDIKPDNIIVRHRDGKPVLIDFGAVRESMGTVVNSQGLPTSSIVIGTPGYMSSEQAAGRPVYSSDLYSVGMTAIYLLTGRQPQQIEADPQTADIMWRQYAPHLSPMMADILDRAIAYHPRDRFPTARAMLDALQSIASPIPPTQPVFHQPPVVTVPPPTVPVSPRPTEPPKTEPPKPETNNRNNGLVMGGLIAGGLIGAAVIITQVLPKPTSTSLNQSTPSATSPAPTASANDTPVPQQTEVNSTQPSAFYFLSDSAYAKLPGANLRVKALYNQGYTQAGSFWLPDYANLSGQQLYVVYVSQFSDRNSCIDQLKTYGQANPNAYCAFASKNANISADRFYFKQIAGTSTADPTPSTAAVTNPGTTDYSWLSQRYVTDADLQGKDGLELDIMRNWIFAVHGRRFDTPGIQDYFNKQPWYQATYSPKEFPSKLLTKLEQYNVDYIAKYQDSYNLRHFKK
- the namA gene encoding NADPH dehydrogenase NamA, producing the protein MAHLFEPFSIRDVTFRNRIAVSPMCQYSSTNGFANDWHKIHLASRAVGGSGLVLTEAAAVEARGRISPQDLGIWSDEHIENLVQIVELIHNFGAVAGIQLAHAGRKASTAKPSKGGKFLDESQEGWRPLVSSSAIAFSKDAPIPEALTLEGIQQVTEAFIQAAQRSLKAGFKVIEIHAAHGYLLHQFLSPLANTRTDDYGGSFENRTRLLREVVQGVREVWPQSNPLFVRISATDWVDKGWDIEQSIALSDKLKSLGVDLIDCSSGGIIPGINIPSKPGYQTQFAERIRREAKIDTGAVGLITSPEQADKIISTGAADIVLLGRELLRNPYWPHLAAKQLGYEKLWPVQYDRAWL